CTGGAACGGGTATGAGCATGGCATATGGCAATCGCCAGGGCGTCCGAAGCATCGATTTGCGGCTTGCTGATCAGTTTCAGCATGTGCATGACCATCATCTGCACCTGCTCTTTATTGGCCGCGCCGGTCCCGGTCACGGCTTGCTTGACCTGGGTCGCGGTGTATTCGGCGATTTCGAGGTTTTCTTCGGCGCCGGCAACGATTGCCGCACCGCGCGCCTGGCCGAGTTTCAACGCAGAGTCGGCGTTACGCGCCATGAACACCTTTTCGATGCCCATGGTCACCGGGCCGTAGGTCTGGATGACTTCTCGAACGCCGCGATAGACGATTTGCAAACGCTCATGCAGCTCGCCCGAGCCGGTGCGAATGCAACCCGACGCGACGTACACGCAGCCACGCCCGGTATCGCGTACCACGCCGTAACCGGTGATGCGCGAACCGGGGTCGATACCAAGAATTAAAGTCATAACGCCTGCGGGTTAGGTAAAAGCACGATATCCAATACACGAATAACAAGTGTGGGAGCGAGCCTGCTCGCGAAAGCGGTTTTATATTCAGCAACGATACTGCCTGAATATCCGCATTCGCGAGCAGGCTCGCTCCCACATTGGATCTTAGTCGCCCTTAACCGAGCTGCGCAGCCACCGATTCGGGGATGTCGGCATTGGAATAGACGTTCTGCACATCATCCAGGTCTTCAAGCATGTCGATCAGCTTGAGGACTTTCTCGGCGCCTTCCAGGTCCAGTTCGGCGCTGGTGGTCGGCAACATGACGATTTCCGCATCATCACCTTTGAAACCCGCCGCTTCCAGCGCGTTGCGCACGGAGTAGAACCCGGCGAACGAGGTGAACACGTCGATGGAACCGTCTTCGTTAGTCACCACGTCATCGGCGTCCGCGTCCATGGCCGCTTCGATCAAGGCATCCTCATCAACGCCCGGCGCGAAGGAAATCTGCCCCTTGCGCTCGAACAGATAGGCCACGGATCCGTCGGTCCCCAGGTTGCCGCCGCACTTGCTGAACGCGTGGCGAACAGCTGCTGCGGTGCGGTTACGGTTGTCGGTCATGCACTCGACCATCACCGCCACGCCACCCGGGCCGTAGCCTTCGTAGCTCAGTTCGACCATGTCGTCGGTATCGGCGGCGCCGGCACCGCGGGCCACCGCCCGATCGATGATGTCGCGGCTCATGTTTGCGCCCAGCGCCTTGTCCAGGGCCAGGCGCAGACGCGGATTGGAGCCCGGATCACCGCCGCCCTGACGGGCCGCAACGGTCAGCTCACGAATCCACTTGGTGAAAATCTTGCCCTTCTTGGCATCCTGACGTTCTTTGCGGTGCTTGATGTTCGCCCACTTGGAATGACCCGCCATAACTCGCTCCGAATTCTCTTTGAAACGTTGCCCGCTGTGCACGATGCGCCAGCCAGCAATACAAAAATCCTGACCTAAAGAAAAGGCGCATCCGGGAAGGATGCGCCTTTGCGGTCAGCCTTACTCAGCTTTTGGCGTTTCGCGCAGACGAATATGAAGCTCGCGCAGCGCCTTGGCATCCACCACGCCCGGTGCTTGCGTCATCACGTCCGCAGCACTCTGGGTTTTCGGGAAGGCAATCACTTCACGGATCGACTGGGCGCCGGTCATCAGCATCACCAGACGGTCCAGGCCGAACGCCAGGCCACCGTGTGGCGGCGCGCCGTATTTCAGGGCGTCGAGCAGGAAGCCGAATTTCTCTTCCTGTTCCGCTTCATTGATACCCAGCAGACGGAACACCGACTGTTGCATTTCCTTGCGATGGATACGGATCGAACCGCCACCCAGCTCAGTACCGTTGAGCACCATGTCGTAGGCACGGGACAAAGCGGTCGCCGGGCTGGCTTCCAGTTCTTCCGGGGTGCACTTCGGTGCGGTGAACGGGTGGTGCAAGGCGCTGAAGCTGCCGTCGTCGTTCTCTTCGAACATCGGGAAGTCAACGACCCACATTGGCGCCCACTTGCAGGTCAGCAGCTCCAGGTCGTGGCCGAGCTTGATCCGCAGCGCGCCCAGGGCCTCGCTGACGATCTTGGCTTTGTCGGCACCGAAGAACACGATGTCGCCATCAACCGCGCCAACGCGATCAAGGATCACATTGAGGTTGGCTTCAGGGATGTTCTTGACGATCGGCGATTGCAGACCCTCGACACCCTTGGCGCGCTCGTTGACCTTGATGTACGCCAGGCCCTTGGCACCGTAGATGCCGACGAACTTGGTGTAGTCGTCGATCTGCTTGCGCGGCATGCTCGCCGCGCCTGGAACGCGCAAGGCGGCAACACGGCATTTCGGATCGTTGGCAGGACCGCTGAAGACTTTGAAGTCGACTTCTTTCAGCTGGTCGGCAACGTCCACCAGCTCCAGCGGGTTACGCAGGTCCGGCTTGTCGGAACCGTAACGACGCATGGCTTCTTCGAAGGTCATGTGCGGGAATTCGCCGAATTCCAGATCCAGCACTTCCTTGAACAGGGTGCGGATCATGCCTTCGGTGAGGCCCATGATGTCTTTTTCATCGAGGAAGCTGGTTTCGATGTCGATCTGGGTGAATTCAGGCTGACGGTCGGCACGCAGGTCTTCGTCGCGGAAGCATTTGGCGATCTGGTAGTAACGGTCGAAGCCGGCGACCATCAGCAATTGCTTGAACAGCTGAGGCGATTGCGGCAGGGCGAAGAACGAACCGGCGTGAGTACGGCTTGGCACCAGGTAGTCACGTGCGCCCTCAGGCGTGGCACGGGTCAGGATCGGCGTCTCGACGTCGAGGAAGCCGTTCTCGTCCAGGTAACGGCGGATGCTGGTGGTCATGCGCGAACGCAGACGCAGTTTCTCGGCCATTTCCGGACGACGCAGATCAAGGAAACGATAACGCAGGCGGGTTTCTTCACCGACGTCGGAGAACTCGTTCAGTGGGAACGGCGGGGTTTCCGATTCGTTCAGCACTTCAAGTTCGTAACCCAGGACTTCGATCATGCCCGAGGCCATGTTGGCGTTCGTGGCACCGGCCGGACGCAGGCGCACCTTGCCGGTGATCTTCACGACGTACTCGCTGCGCACGCGATCGGCGGCGGCGAAGCTCTCGGCGCGGTCCGGGTCGAACACCACCTGGGCCAGACCGTCACGATCACGGATATCGAGGAAAATCACCCCACCGTGGTCACGGCGACGGTGAACCCATCCGCAAAGGGTAATTTCCTGGCCTTCCAGGCTTTCGTTCAGTTGGCCGCAATAATGGCTGCGCATCATGGTAGTGGTTTCACTTCTCGTAATTCGAAATTCGGTTGGAGGCCTTGCATTCAGGATGATGCAAGAGCTCGCACGTGTCGTTCAACTCAGGTTCCAGACCCTAGTCGGCTTTGTCGCCGCCGGCCAGATTCTTCTTGGAACCGGTCTTGAAATCGGTTTCGTACCAGCCGGTGCCACTGAGGCGGAAGCCCGGCATGGACAGCATCTTCTTTAGCTCTGGCGCCTGGCAGGCAGGGCAGTCGACCAGCGGTGCTGCGCTGATCTTTTGAATGGCTTCCAACTGATGACCACAGGAAGCACATTGATAGTCGTACATCGGCATGGGGGTTGTCTCGGCGATCAGATTGCTACCGCGCACGCTGGGTTTTGCGGCAAAGAGCGGGATTATATCCATTAAATGCAGCCTGTGCAGCCGTAAGACTGCACAGACCGACACTCGACGCATTGCGCTGCCACGGGTTACGCCATGACGACGCAATTCCCTTCCTTGAGGCTGTGCACCACGCAGACAACCCGCACCAGCCCGCTGAAGTTCTTTACCCCACCGTGGCGCAAATGCACTTCGCGATCCACGTGGGACAGCAGGGCACTGACCGAGCAGCAATTGATCCTGGCCATTTCCCCCAAAATATCCCAATACACCTGCTCCAGTCGCAAGCAGGTGGCAAAGCCATTCAAACGTATCGACCGGGATAATGGCCGAGCCAGGCCCATGTCGAATTCACTGATAAACGGATCGATCCTTACTTCCTTGAACGGCCCCACCCTTGCGTCGTTTAACCTGCTTTCATAAACCATCCGTTGACACTCCTTTGCCATCCCTGGTTTCGATAAGAGCCATGTTGCGGGTCTTATAAAAGCGCAGGCGCAAAGTTATATCCAGATGACTTTATGACCATCGACGTAGGATAAGCCAACAACTGAAGGCAGATCATGGAGACCGTCCTAGTCGGGACAAAGTCCTACACAATCGGGGGCAAGATCGCTCAACTAACTGCCCCCCAAGACAGGGCGCGCACAACACAGGAACAGCGTGATCCGCGCTCTGGCAGCGTTACTGGTCCAGCAATGAACGCAACATCCACGCGGTTTTCTCGTGAACCTGCATGCGCTGGGTCAGCAAGTCCGCCGTTGGCTCGTCACTGACTTTGTCGAGCAGGGGAAAGATCCCGCGCGCAGTCCGCGTGACAGCTTCCTGCCCTTCGACAAGTTGCTTGATCATGTCTTCCGCAGTGGGCACACCCTCCTCTTCCTTGATGGAAGACAGGCGCGCATAAATCGAATAGGCGCCCGGAGCAGGAAAGCCAAGCGCACGAATTCGTTCGGCAATCGAATCGACCGCCAGGGCCAACTCGTTATATTGCTCCTCGAACATCAGATGCAGAGTCCGAAACATGGGACCGGTGACGTTCCAGTGAAAGTTATGGGTTTTCAAATAAAGTACATAAGTGTCCGACAGCAGACGCGAGAGTCCTTCGACGATGGACTTGCGGTCCTCTTCACTGATACCGATATCGATTGCCATGTTTTTCCCCTAAAGGTGATGAATTTCATCCGACAGGTGCAGGACCACTCTAGCAAGCCTGCCGCGCAACCGCAGCCCGGATTGCCCTCCAGGCCTGCGACAAATCGCCCCCGATGCACCGCTGGACTCCCTGATTTGAGTAGCTGCAAGCTTTGCTGTTAAATAGGCAGTGTGTCGCAGGTGCCTATTTTTTCGGGCGCTGCGCATAGGCTGATACCGGGTGCGTGCCCAACGCCTCCTATAGTTCTGAAGCGAACCGCGCCCCATCAGCTCTTCCTTGCGATCCGTCTTAACGTGAGTTAATCAAAATGTTGAAAATCGTCCACCTGCTAATGGGCGCAGCAGCCCTGCTCCTGTCCTTCATCCCTAGCCTGCGTTCCGAGGCTGTTCCTTACCTGCAACAACCCGATGCGCTGTACCTGGCCTTTTTCGGCCTGCTCAACCTCACCCTCGCACCTGTCATCCCATACTGGAACAAAGGTCCGCGTCATCAACTGCAAAACCTGGTCAGTGCCCTGCTGGTTCTGACTGTTGTTCTGCAAACCCTGACGCTGCTCGCGCCGATGCCTGTCATCGCCGGTCAACCTGCCGTTCTGTTCAGCCTGGTGGCTGCCCTGATCGCCGTTCTTCTGCACCTGGCCATCAGCTTCTACAAATCCTCACCGGCCACCGCCTCGCCAAGCTATGACATGAGCAACCGCGATACCGGCACCGTCAAGTGGTTCAACACATCCAAGGGCTTCGGCTTCATTTCCCGTGATTCCGGCGATGATATTTTCGTGCATTTCCGGGCCATCCGTGGCGAAGGCCATCGCGTTCTGGTCGAAGGCCAGCGCGTGGAATTCTCCGTCATGAATCGTGACAAGGGCCTGCAAGCCGAAGACGTGATCGCCGCGCTGCCGCGACGCTGACTCAAGGCTAAAAAAAACCGCGAGCAGCCTGGCTGTTCGCGGTTTTTTATTGCCTTTTGTTCAAACGAAAAAGCCTTGAAACAAAAGCTAGTAATGCGGCGGTGGCGCTTCTTCTTCAAAAGTCTCGAACTGGCCAGCCATTTCCTCCTGCCGCTTAAGCAGGGCGGCCATTTGCAGTTGCAAGCGTTCCACGGCGCGCTGCTGCGTCGCCAGCACATCGCTCAATGCCTGGATGGTGTCATCCTGAAACGCCAGCTGGCTCTCCAGATCGGTAACGCGTTCTTCCAGGCTCATGATTCAACCCTCCAGAAACGTGAAGTCTTCAGTCAACACAAGACGCAGCCGCTCGCGAATGACCGCGATCTGCTCCGCCGTGTACGGTTTGGCCGGGTGTTTGCCCCACACCGGCGCGGGCCAGGCAGCATCCTCGCGCTTGCGCACAATCACATGCATGTGCAACTGACTGACAACGTTACCCAGGGCCGCAACATTCAACTTGTCCGCGTCGAACGAGTCCTTGAGCATTTCCGCCAGCGCGGTCGTTTCCTGCCACAGCTGCCGCTGATCGGCGACATCCAACTGAAATATCTCGCTGATATCGTCGCGACGCGGCACCAGGATGAACCACGGGTAGTTCGAATCATTGGACAACAGCAACCGGCTGAGCGGGAAATCCCCGATCTGTAACGTGTCTTGTTGAAGTCGTGGATCTAAAGCGAACACTGCGCGCACTCCCGGTAGCTCATCATTTTCAGCTTAGCGCCCATCCCGTGAGATGGCGCACCAAGCGACAAGAAGGCAGCATACCTGCGAACGTCGCTGGCTTCACGACGCACGACTGTCGAAGCACAGGCATCGACGCCGAGAGCGCTCCGACATGAGACATTTTTTGCGCGAGCGCACCATTACAGAACCGTCAGCCACGCAAAAAACACTCAAGTGACCAACAAACCAAGGCCTGTTCACGTTTCACAACAGGCAACACTGTATGAATTCAGGACGGCGATTAAAATTTTTTGCACCAAAACCGCACAGTGCGTCTACGCTCTGTGCGTCGGGCATCCGCCAAGTACTCACCGCGGGGTGAACCGGTAACGTTTTTGGTTGTCGCGCAGTCGGCCAGGGAGGTGCAACACCATGCAAACCATGGCGTCAAGCCCCATCAAAAAGTGCTTGTAACCCCCGGTTTTATGAGGTTTTTACGGTAACAGGCAGACGTTCAGAAAAAAAAACAGCGAATTGCTGATTTGTGCACGCTTGTTGCATTCACACTCACATCGCCTTCGAGGCGTCCGCTGGAAGTGGACGCCTCGAAGGCAATAAAAACAGTGGCAGGGTTGCCCGATGGAGATTCACACGTTTCACCAAGGACTCTTTTTACCGATGCTCAAGCCCCGGAAAACAGCGCTGAAGTTGTCATTCCTATTGCATTGGGGCTGTAAATTTGCGACATCTACCAAGCCGTTTGCGACAGGGTCGTAAAGAAGCTGAAAGGTTAGATGCGCAAGTATCGCCAACATGGTCGGCGTGATATAAGTTTGCGCCGACACAAAAAGAAAGAGCCGCCCAGATAATAAAACAGGTGGGACGGCAGTACTCTTCTAAAACCAAAGGAGCAAATCACGATGCGCGTGATGAAGTGGAGCATGATCGCACTGGCTGTTTCGGCCAGTACTTCGCAGTTCGCAA
This DNA window, taken from Pseudomonas fluorescens NCIMB 11764, encodes the following:
- a CDS encoding cold-shock protein, which gives rise to MLKIVHLLMGAAALLLSFIPSLRSEAVPYLQQPDALYLAFFGLLNLTLAPVIPYWNKGPRHQLQNLVSALLVLTVVLQTLTLLAPMPVIAGQPAVLFSLVAALIAVLLHLAISFYKSSPATASPSYDMSNRDTGTVKWFNTSKGFGFISRDSGDDIFVHFRAIRGEGHRVLVEGQRVEFSVMNRDKGLQAEDVIAALPRR
- a CDS encoding HIT domain-containing protein, giving the protein MFALDPRLQQDTLQIGDFPLSRLLLSNDSNYPWFILVPRRDDISEIFQLDVADQRQLWQETTALAEMLKDSFDADKLNVAALGNVVSQLHMHVIVRKREDAAWPAPVWGKHPAKPYTAEQIAVIRERLRLVLTEDFTFLEG
- the aspS gene encoding aspartate--tRNA ligase, whose amino-acid sequence is MMRSHYCGQLNESLEGQEITLCGWVHRRRDHGGVIFLDIRDRDGLAQVVFDPDRAESFAAADRVRSEYVVKITGKVRLRPAGATNANMASGMIEVLGYELEVLNESETPPFPLNEFSDVGEETRLRYRFLDLRRPEMAEKLRLRSRMTTSIRRYLDENGFLDVETPILTRATPEGARDYLVPSRTHAGSFFALPQSPQLFKQLLMVAGFDRYYQIAKCFRDEDLRADRQPEFTQIDIETSFLDEKDIMGLTEGMIRTLFKEVLDLEFGEFPHMTFEEAMRRYGSDKPDLRNPLELVDVADQLKEVDFKVFSGPANDPKCRVAALRVPGAASMPRKQIDDYTKFVGIYGAKGLAYIKVNERAKGVEGLQSPIVKNIPEANLNVILDRVGAVDGDIVFFGADKAKIVSEALGALRIKLGHDLELLTCKWAPMWVVDFPMFEENDDGSFSALHHPFTAPKCTPEELEASPATALSRAYDMVLNGTELGGGSIRIHRKEMQQSVFRLLGINEAEQEEKFGFLLDALKYGAPPHGGLAFGLDRLVMLMTGAQSIREVIAFPKTQSAADVMTQAPGVVDAKALRELHIRLRETPKAE
- a CDS encoding YebC/PmpR family DNA-binding transcriptional regulator, coding for MAGHSKWANIKHRKERQDAKKGKIFTKWIRELTVAARQGGGDPGSNPRLRLALDKALGANMSRDIIDRAVARGAGAADTDDMVELSYEGYGPGGVAVMVECMTDNRNRTAAAVRHAFSKCGGNLGTDGSVAYLFERKGQISFAPGVDEDALIEAAMDADADDVVTNEDGSIDVFTSFAGFYSVRNALEAAGFKGDDAEIVMLPTTSAELDLEGAEKVLKLIDMLEDLDDVQNVYSNADIPESVAAQLG
- a CDS encoding FmdB family zinc ribbon protein; the encoded protein is MPMYDYQCASCGHQLEAIQKISAAPLVDCPACQAPELKKMLSMPGFRLSGTGWYETDFKTGSKKNLAGGDKAD
- a CDS encoding ribbon-helix-helix domain-containing protein — translated: MVYESRLNDARVGPFKEVRIDPFISEFDMGLARPLSRSIRLNGFATCLRLEQVYWDILGEMARINCCSVSALLSHVDREVHLRHGGVKNFSGLVRVVCVVHSLKEGNCVVMA
- a CDS encoding Dps family protein → MAIDIGISEEDRKSIVEGLSRLLSDTYVLYLKTHNFHWNVTGPMFRTLHLMFEEQYNELALAVDSIAERIRALGFPAPGAYSIYARLSSIKEEEGVPTAEDMIKQLVEGQEAVTRTARGIFPLLDKVSDEPTADLLTQRMQVHEKTAWMLRSLLDQ
- the ruvC gene encoding crossover junction endodeoxyribonuclease RuvC, which gives rise to MTLILGIDPGSRITGYGVVRDTGRGCVYVASGCIRTGSGELHERLQIVYRGVREVIQTYGPVTMGIEKVFMARNADSALKLGQARGAAIVAGAEENLEIAEYTATQVKQAVTGTGAANKEQVQMMVMHMLKLISKPQIDASDALAIAICHAHTRSSLLPHGLGTARSRGGRLRL
- a CDS encoding SlyX family protein encodes the protein MSLEERVTDLESQLAFQDDTIQALSDVLATQQRAVERLQLQMAALLKRQEEMAGQFETFEEEAPPPHY